In Bacillota bacterium, a single window of DNA contains:
- a CDS encoding M42 family metallopeptidase — protein sequence MKDLIKRVVETYGPAGNERRIRELLQSEIAPFVDEMRIDALGNLIALKRGGGKKLMLAAHMDEIGVMVTHIDKNGFLRFYPVGGLSPLTLLGNRVVFENGTVGVIGAEKLEAQKDLTLHKLFIDIGATSKEEAETKVGLGDVAAMMREFADLGKRLVAKAMDDRIACAILVEALKEVKHAAYDIYAVFTTQEEVGLRGARVAAYGITPDLGIAVDVTRTGDTPEAMVMDVSLGQGPTVKIRDSSLICTPSVRKFMEEVAVQNGIKYQLEVLEAGGTDAGAIQLTKGGIPAGVMSIPCRYIHTASEMVDYDDVLNGVKLLTHIMETEFKG from the coding sequence ATGAAAGATCTCATTAAAAGGGTAGTTGAAACCTACGGACCCGCTGGCAATGAGCGTCGCATCAGGGAGCTTTTGCAAAGCGAGATTGCGCCATTTGTCGATGAAATGAGGATTGATGCTCTAGGCAATCTAATTGCTTTGAAACGCGGCGGCGGCAAGAAGCTGATGCTAGCTGCGCACATGGATGAAATCGGCGTCATGGTGACTCACATCGATAAGAATGGCTTTCTACGCTTCTACCCCGTGGGTGGGTTGTCGCCCTTGACTTTGCTTGGCAACCGAGTGGTGTTTGAAAATGGCACCGTGGGCGTTATTGGCGCTGAAAAGTTAGAGGCCCAAAAAGACCTCACCCTGCACAAATTGTTTATTGATATTGGGGCGACCTCCAAAGAAGAGGCCGAAACGAAAGTTGGCCTCGGTGACGTAGCTGCCATGATGCGTGAATTTGCTGATCTAGGCAAGCGACTGGTTGCCAAGGCCATGGACGACCGTATCGCCTGCGCTATCCTAGTAGAGGCTCTAAAAGAGGTCAAGCATGCAGCCTATGATATCTATGCAGTTTTTACGACACAGGAAGAGGTAGGTCTCCGCGGGGCAAGGGTAGCAGCCTATGGCATTACTCCAGACCTTGGTATTGCCGTTGATGTCACCCGCACAGGCGATACGCCCGAAGCCATGGTCATGGACGTGTCCTTGGGCCAAGGTCCTACAGTTAAAATTCGCGATTCTAGCCTTATCTGTACACCTTCAGTACGCAAATTCATGGAAGAGGTTGCCGTGCAGAACGGAATTAAGTACCAGCTGGAAGTTTTAGAAGCGGGCGGCACAGATGCAGGAGCTATACAACTGACTAAGGGAGGCATTCCAGCTGGGGTTATGTCCATACCCTGTCGCTATATTCATACGGCCAGTGAGATGGTGGATTACGACGACGTTTTAAATGGGGTTAAGCTGCTTACCCACATCATGGAAACCGAATTTAAGGGCTAG
- the nifJ gene encoding pyruvate:ferredoxin (flavodoxin) oxidoreductase, producing the protein MQKRKVTIDGNTAAAHVAYAFSDVAAIYPITPSSNMGEVADEWAAYGRKNMWGQTLRVTELQSEAGAAGAVHGAIAAGALTTTFTASQGLLLMIPNMYKIAGELWPTVFHVSARALATHALSIFGDHSDVYATRQTGFAMLASESVQEAMDLALVAHLATLKSKIPFLHFFDGFRTSHEIQKIEEIDYSDMYKLVDMDAVRDFRSRAQNPEHPVQRGTAQNPDIYFQGREASNNYYTATPQIVEAVMQQVGALTGRKYRLFDYVGAADADRVVVIMGSGGETVQETVNYLNARGEKVGVLKVRLYRPFSAAHFLSALPASVKRIAVMDRTKEPGSLGEPLYQDVCTVFAEQGQQKIIVGGRYGLGSKEFTPSMVKAIFDNLSADQPKNHFTVGIVDDVSHTSLPVAEYIDAAPEGQYRCKFFGLGADGTVGANKNSIKIIGDNTELYAQGYFVYDSKKSGGVTVSHLRFGPSPITSPYLVDQADLIACHHPSYVTRYDLLADIKEGGVFLLNSPWSLEELEHRLPDSIKHTIANKNLKFYNIDAVKIAQEAGQGGRINTIMQVAFFQVADVIPSHEAIAHIKDAIKKTYGRKGDDVVLQNYAAVDRTVAALTAVNYPSSWRSEGEDKTLPPRSGDDVVLQTYAAVDRTASLLAAVDYPASWASDGLNNTVEEKLHEPTFVTEVMRPMVALKGDDLPVSKFSDDGVFPLGTTKYEKRGIAVDIPVWVPDTCIQCNQCSFVCPHAAIRPYLAKSSDLASAPGNMPGKNALGKEFAGLQYFIQVSPLDCTGCGNCVQVCPAKPKPLVLQNLEQVLEDETSKFTFLEALPEVQAVFEPTTVKNSQFKKPLFEYSGACAGCGETPYIKLITQLFGERMMIANATGCTSIYGGSAPSCPYTTNKEGHGPAWANSLFEDNAEFGYGMALAVAQKRDKLTELITEAKAIDHDDFKLAAEGWLAGKKNAEQSRLHGDKLRALIPHLLEGAEGGLKDALQGILELQDHLTKKSIWIIGGDGWAYDIGFGGLDHVIASGVDINLLVLDTEVYSNTGGQSSKATPTAAVAKFAANGKRTRKKDLGLMAMSYGYVYVASISSGANRNHTLNAIVEAEKYDGPSLVIAYSPCIAHGINMSASQNEGKLAVESGYWPLYRYNPQLAEQDKNPFTLDSKEPTYNFREFLTGESRYTTLLREFPSAAEELFAAAEQDAKRRIALYKRLAQ; encoded by the coding sequence ATGCAAAAACGTAAAGTCACCATTGACGGAAACACCGCCGCAGCACACGTTGCTTACGCCTTTAGCGATGTTGCAGCCATTTATCCCATTACGCCATCATCAAATATGGGGGAAGTTGCAGATGAATGGGCGGCTTACGGCCGCAAAAATATGTGGGGACAGACTCTAAGGGTTACGGAACTACAGTCAGAGGCGGGTGCCGCAGGAGCTGTTCACGGCGCAATTGCAGCCGGTGCGCTAACCACTACCTTTACGGCCTCGCAAGGTCTGCTGCTCATGATTCCCAATATGTACAAGATCGCTGGAGAACTTTGGCCAACTGTCTTTCATGTCTCGGCACGTGCTCTAGCTACACATGCTTTGTCCATTTTCGGCGACCACTCAGACGTTTACGCCACGCGCCAAACAGGCTTTGCCATGCTGGCCTCTGAGTCGGTTCAAGAAGCCATGGACCTAGCCTTGGTGGCACATCTGGCGACCTTAAAGAGCAAGATTCCCTTCTTGCATTTCTTCGATGGTTTCCGTACTTCGCATGAAATTCAGAAGATCGAAGAGATAGATTACAGCGATATGTACAAGCTCGTGGACATGGACGCAGTGCGAGACTTTAGGAGCCGTGCACAGAACCCCGAGCATCCTGTGCAACGCGGCACGGCCCAAAATCCAGACATCTACTTTCAAGGTCGCGAAGCCAGCAACAATTACTACACAGCGACGCCACAAATTGTCGAGGCTGTGATGCAGCAGGTCGGTGCGCTAACCGGACGAAAATATCGCCTATTTGACTACGTTGGTGCAGCTGACGCCGATCGTGTTGTAGTGATTATGGGTTCTGGCGGGGAGACAGTGCAGGAGACTGTAAATTATCTTAATGCCAGAGGCGAAAAAGTCGGCGTTCTTAAAGTACGCCTTTATCGTCCCTTTAGTGCGGCACATTTTCTCAGTGCTTTACCCGCCTCAGTTAAGAGGATTGCTGTCATGGACCGTACCAAGGAGCCAGGATCTTTGGGTGAGCCATTATATCAGGACGTTTGTACCGTTTTTGCCGAGCAGGGCCAGCAGAAAATCATCGTCGGCGGAAGATATGGCCTCGGTTCAAAAGAATTCACACCCTCCATGGTCAAGGCTATTTTTGACAACTTGTCTGCCGACCAACCGAAAAATCACTTTACCGTGGGTATCGTCGATGATGTGAGCCATACCTCGCTACCAGTTGCCGAGTACATTGATGCCGCGCCAGAAGGTCAGTATCGCTGTAAGTTCTTTGGGCTAGGTGCTGACGGCACTGTAGGAGCCAACAAGAACTCAATTAAGATAATCGGGGATAACACTGAGCTCTACGCGCAGGGGTACTTTGTCTACGACTCCAAGAAATCTGGCGGGGTCACCGTTTCTCACCTGCGCTTTGGGCCGAGCCCTATTACCTCCCCCTACCTTGTTGACCAAGCTGATTTGATCGCCTGTCACCACCCCTCATATGTAACTCGCTACGACCTGCTGGCTGACATTAAAGAGGGTGGGGTGTTTCTGCTCAACTCGCCTTGGTCTTTAGAGGAACTAGAGCATAGACTACCTGACAGTATCAAGCACACCATTGCCAACAAAAACCTCAAGTTCTACAATATTGACGCGGTGAAAATCGCTCAAGAAGCAGGGCAGGGGGGTCGCATTAACACCATCATGCAAGTGGCCTTCTTTCAAGTGGCAGACGTCATTCCTAGCCATGAGGCCATCGCCCACATCAAAGACGCCATCAAAAAGACGTACGGACGTAAAGGCGACGACGTGGTTCTGCAAAACTACGCCGCAGTCGACCGCACCGTGGCCGCTCTGACGGCGGTAAACTACCCTTCATCGTGGAGATCTGAGGGCGAGGATAAGACTTTGCCGCCACGGAGCGGTGACGACGTGGTTCTACAAACCTACGCCGCCGTCGATCGCACCGCGTCCCTGCTCGCTGCGGTCGACTATCCTGCATCTTGGGCAAGTGACGGCCTAAACAATACTGTAGAGGAAAAGCTACATGAACCGACCTTTGTCACAGAGGTTATGCGTCCTATGGTCGCACTTAAAGGTGACGATTTGCCCGTGAGTAAGTTTAGTGATGACGGAGTGTTCCCACTTGGCACAACTAAGTACGAAAAGCGGGGCATTGCCGTCGATATTCCAGTCTGGGTGCCCGATACTTGTATCCAGTGCAATCAATGCTCCTTTGTCTGCCCCCATGCAGCCATAAGGCCTTACCTGGCTAAGAGCAGTGATCTGGCATCCGCGCCCGGAAATATGCCGGGTAAGAACGCTCTCGGCAAGGAATTCGCAGGGCTACAGTACTTCATTCAAGTTTCACCACTCGACTGCACTGGCTGCGGTAACTGCGTGCAAGTGTGCCCGGCTAAGCCAAAGCCCCTCGTTCTCCAAAATCTCGAGCAGGTGCTAGAAGATGAAACTTCCAAGTTCACCTTCCTCGAGGCCTTGCCAGAAGTGCAGGCTGTGTTTGAACCCACTACGGTTAAGAACAGCCAGTTTAAGAAGCCCTTGTTTGAGTACTCCGGCGCCTGTGCCGGTTGTGGTGAGACCCCCTATATCAAACTCATTACACAACTTTTCGGCGAACGGATGATGATTGCCAATGCCACGGGCTGTACCTCTATTTATGGCGGTAGTGCACCGTCCTGCCCCTATACCACGAATAAAGAGGGGCATGGTCCTGCCTGGGCCAACTCCTTGTTTGAAGATAACGCCGAGTTTGGCTATGGTATGGCTCTTGCTGTGGCGCAAAAGCGTGACAAGCTGACAGAGCTAATTACAGAGGCTAAGGCTATCGACCACGATGACTTCAAGCTAGCGGCAGAAGGCTGGCTAGCAGGCAAGAAGAACGCTGAGCAGTCACGTCTCCACGGCGACAAATTGCGCGCGCTCATCCCACACCTCTTAGAAGGCGCTGAGGGTGGTCTTAAGGATGCCCTGCAAGGTATTTTAGAGCTACAGGACCATCTCACCAAGAAGTCCATCTGGATTATTGGGGGTGATGGCTGGGCTTACGACATTGGCTTTGGCGGTTTAGACCATGTTATTGCCTCAGGGGTCGATATCAACTTGTTGGTGCTAGATACCGAAGTCTATTCCAATACCGGCGGACAATCCTCCAAGGCAACGCCCACGGCAGCCGTGGCCAAGTTTGCCGCCAACGGAAAACGCACGCGCAAGAAAGACCTTGGTCTTATGGCTATGTCGTACGGCTATGTCTATGTGGCCTCAATCAGCAGTGGTGCCAATCGCAACCATACTTTGAATGCCATTGTCGAGGCAGAAAAGTATGATGGTCCTTCGCTCGTTATTGCTTACTCTCCTTGCATAGCTCACGGCATCAACATGTCAGCTAGCCAAAATGAGGGCAAGCTGGCGGTGGAGTCTGGCTACTGGCCGCTGTACCGCTACAATCCGCAGCTGGCCGAACAAGACAAGAACCCCTTCACCCTTGACTCTAAGGAGCCGACCTACAACTTCCGTGAGTTTTTGACAGGGGAGTCTAGGTATACGACCTTGCTGCGCGAGTTTCCCTCTGCGGCCGAAGAACTGTTTGCCGCCGCCGAGCAAGATGCCAAAAGACGTATCGCTCTGTACAAAAGGTTAGCTCAGTAA
- a CDS encoding M42 family metallopeptidase — MLLKKLSEAFGPSGCEGDVRNVLLEELTPYVQEWQRDALGNLIAVKPHPRGPRVMLAAHMDECGLMVSSIDRSGLLRFRKVGGIDDRVLVSKHVVIGPKKISGIIGAKAIHLQKPEERSQVIPLSGLYIDIGAKSKEDAEKLVKIGDYAVFATEYKALSDTVVVGKSFDNRAGCAILAEILKEDFALDLFGAFTVQEEVGLRGAGVAAYGISPDLAIVLEGTTCNDLPPSKEHGYCTTLGGGPALTAMDASVICDKAMIGELLRLAKENDIPIQFKRSITGGSDGGRINQTKDGIPVVVISVPCRYIHSPVSMLSLTDFNHTLQLVKLFLTSIAEGGFTR; from the coding sequence ATGCTATTAAAGAAGCTCTCCGAAGCTTTTGGCCCTTCTGGTTGTGAAGGTGACGTCAGAAATGTTCTGCTCGAGGAACTAACCCCCTATGTGCAGGAATGGCAGAGAGACGCCTTAGGCAATCTCATCGCTGTCAAACCACACCCACGGGGGCCACGAGTCATGCTGGCGGCACACATGGATGAGTGCGGCCTCATGGTCTCGTCTATAGACCGTTCTGGTCTCTTGCGCTTTCGCAAAGTGGGAGGGATTGACGACCGCGTTCTGGTTTCCAAACATGTAGTGATTGGTCCAAAGAAAATTTCCGGCATCATTGGTGCCAAAGCCATTCACTTGCAAAAGCCTGAGGAACGTAGCCAAGTGATACCTCTCAGTGGCCTCTACATCGACATCGGCGCTAAAAGCAAGGAAGACGCGGAGAAACTCGTCAAAATAGGGGATTATGCGGTATTCGCCACAGAGTACAAGGCTCTAAGCGATACGGTGGTGGTAGGCAAATCTTTCGATAATCGCGCCGGCTGCGCTATCTTAGCAGAAATCCTCAAAGAGGATTTTGCCCTAGACCTTTTCGGTGCCTTTACGGTGCAGGAGGAAGTTGGTTTGCGCGGAGCAGGGGTGGCGGCTTATGGGATTAGTCCGGACTTAGCCATAGTGCTGGAAGGTACAACCTGCAATGATCTTCCTCCCAGCAAAGAACATGGTTACTGCACCACTCTAGGCGGCGGCCCGGCGTTAACCGCCATGGATGCTTCCGTTATTTGCGACAAAGCCATGATTGGCGAACTGCTACGGCTAGCCAAAGAAAACGATATCCCCATACAGTTTAAACGCTCGATTACAGGAGGCAGTGATGGTGGTCGCATCAATCAAACCAAGGACGGTATACCCGTGGTTGTGATTTCTGTACCCTGTAGGTACATCCATTCGCCTGTTTCCATGCTCAGTCTCACAGACTTTAACCATACGCTGCAGCTTGTCAAGTTGTTTCTTACGAGCATTGCTGAAGGAGGATTCACAAGATGA
- the plsY gene encoding glycerol-3-phosphate 1-O-acyltransferase PlsY — translation MILMHYGVALIVAYLVGAFPTAYVVGKTRNIDITRHGSGNVGGTNALRVMGVGPGVTVALCDFLKAAVPTYLATQVADIALWQVLTIAAATVIGHNWSVYIGFRGGKGIACTIGVSAILYTPVLLASLAVAALVMYLTRYVSVGSLLMTTLIPVILFLWRFDAPYIVFALFIMVLAFYRHRSNIVRLMQGTENKLGKSKK, via the coding sequence GTGATTCTCATGCATTATGGAGTAGCACTCATTGTGGCGTACTTGGTAGGGGCCTTTCCTACCGCCTATGTCGTAGGCAAGACGCGCAATATCGACATTACCCGCCACGGTAGCGGCAATGTGGGCGGTACGAACGCCTTGCGCGTCATGGGCGTGGGCCCGGGGGTTACTGTTGCCTTGTGTGATTTTCTTAAGGCTGCTGTGCCCACCTATCTGGCGACGCAAGTAGCAGACATAGCCTTGTGGCAAGTGCTGACCATTGCCGCGGCCACGGTTATCGGCCATAATTGGTCGGTCTACATTGGCTTTAGAGGGGGTAAAGGCATTGCCTGCACTATAGGTGTCAGTGCCATTTTGTACACCCCGGTGCTACTGGCCTCCCTTGCGGTGGCCGCCTTGGTCATGTATTTAACCCGCTACGTCTCAGTGGGGTCGCTACTCATGACCACTTTGATACCGGTAATTTTGTTCCTGTGGCGCTTTGACGCACCCTACATTGTATTCGCACTGTTTATTATGGTGTTAGCCTTTTACCGCCACAGAAGTAACATCGTCCGACTAATGCAAGGCACCGAAAACAAGCTCGGCAAGAGCAAAAAATAA
- a CDS encoding PDZ domain-containing protein yields the protein MEFRRVSKYKGVAICALFLIVGLFIGATSQFIMGPNVAIILSRLGFPIDPELSKLLAVQDLVLERHVSLELDPSAMMENAIRGMLTRVDGGYTRYESPDEARETTEQGAGEYSGIGVSVRMVEDQVHIENVFRGSPAQGAGLLPRDVIIAVNDENIRGLLIRDITGRIKGPVGTDVHLTVFRPALRDTLNVTITRARIIVPVVEATIVEPGLAHVVLTQFTTTATEQMRSTLQNLEQQGVKHILLDLRFNPGGHTAVVEDIADFFLEPNLVIYKTINREGVITEYRTNQPKLFQGEVTLLVNQGSASASEILAGALRDHRQAKVLGVTTFGKGTVQQGFSLLDGSRVWITVQTYRTPKGVDINDAGIVPDVVIEATEPLAEDKQLEDALEYVKENLLNN from the coding sequence GTGGAATTTAGAAGAGTATCTAAGTACAAGGGCGTTGCCATTTGCGCGCTTTTCCTCATCGTTGGCCTGTTCATAGGAGCTACCAGCCAATTTATCATGGGACCGAATGTAGCCATTATTTTATCTAGGCTTGGTTTCCCTATCGACCCCGAGTTGTCAAAGCTACTCGCCGTGCAAGACCTGGTGCTAGAGCGCCACGTTTCTCTTGAGCTCGATCCGAGTGCCATGATGGAAAATGCCATACGGGGGATGTTGACGAGGGTGGATGGAGGCTATACGCGCTATGAAAGCCCCGATGAGGCCAGAGAGACCACGGAACAGGGGGCAGGGGAGTACTCTGGCATAGGTGTATCTGTACGGATGGTGGAGGATCAGGTGCATATTGAGAACGTGTTTCGCGGTAGCCCCGCCCAAGGAGCTGGGTTGCTACCACGAGACGTCATTATTGCCGTGAACGATGAAAACATCAGAGGACTCTTGATCAGGGATATTACCGGCCGCATAAAGGGACCAGTAGGGACTGATGTGCACTTGACGGTCTTCCGTCCAGCACTCAGAGACACGCTAAATGTGACCATTACACGCGCGCGTATTATTGTGCCCGTTGTAGAGGCTACAATTGTAGAGCCGGGCTTGGCCCATGTAGTGCTCACGCAATTTACTACCACGGCCACAGAGCAAATGCGTAGCACTCTGCAAAACCTAGAGCAGCAAGGCGTAAAGCACATTTTACTTGATCTGCGCTTCAACCCAGGTGGGCACACCGCGGTCGTAGAAGATATCGCCGACTTCTTCCTCGAGCCAAATCTAGTTATTTACAAGACCATCAACCGTGAGGGTGTAATTACCGAATACAGGACGAACCAGCCGAAGTTGTTTCAAGGAGAGGTGACCCTGCTAGTCAATCAGGGCAGTGCCTCAGCTTCAGAAATACTGGCCGGAGCTCTGCGCGATCATCGCCAGGCAAAAGTCTTGGGCGTAACGACCTTTGGCAAGGGCACAGTGCAACAGGGCTTCTCACTTCTCGACGGCTCTCGCGTGTGGATTACCGTACAGACCTACAGGACGCCAAAAGGTGTGGACATCAATGACGCCGGGATTGTTCCTGACGTCGTAATTGAAGCCACCGAGCCTCTGGCAGAGGACAAACAACTAGAAGACGCGCTAGAGTATGTCAAAGAAAATCTTCTCAACAACTAA
- a CDS encoding J domain-containing protein translates to MTDPRLVLGVGPQADVKEIRQVYRRLVKLHHPDVGGHPEHFKEITAAYLRLSARATHPALAGVCDHRVRVVYGRGTGGQPFYIMLRKLLSHKVVWHSARIRLALPLAWALTIPTVVWFINPYAVMIMGAIVLLGGRTSYRKF, encoded by the coding sequence ATGACTGACCCGCGTCTGGTGTTAGGCGTGGGACCTCAGGCCGACGTTAAAGAAATTCGCCAAGTCTATAGAAGGTTGGTTAAGCTTCATCACCCCGATGTTGGGGGGCATCCGGAGCATTTTAAAGAAATTACCGCCGCTTACCTGCGCCTCTCTGCGCGAGCCACACATCCCGCCCTGGCCGGGGTTTGTGACCACAGGGTGAGGGTTGTGTACGGGCGGGGGACCGGAGGTCAGCCTTTCTACATAATGCTGCGCAAACTTCTTAGTCACAAAGTAGTGTGGCACAGTGCCAGAATTAGGCTTGCCCTGCCGCTGGCCTGGGCGTTGACCATACCGACCGTGGTCTGGTTCATTAATCCCTACGCTGTCATGATCATGGGAGCGATTGTGCTACTGGGTGGGCGAACTTCATACCGCAAGTTCTAG
- the ilvE gene encoding branched-chain-amino-acid transaminase: protein MAPTSKGGVYLSNIIYLDGQFVSKEEAKISVYDHGLLYGDGIFEGLRVYNGRIFKLEEHIERLYESAKSIMLHIPMSMSEMIEAHAETVKRNGLRDVYIRTLVTRGVGSLGIDPRSCPRASVIIIVDKISLYPAELYEKGIDVVTVATRRPAVDVLSPRVKSLNYLNNVMAKIEVARAGAFGGIMLNNEGFVTEGTADNIFIVKKGVLYTPPSHVGILQGITRDTIMEMAREAGYTVAEQVFTRHDVYIADEVFFTGSGAEVIPVVNCDGRAIGDGTPGIVTRHFIQAYRQLVNSTGYQVLA from the coding sequence ATGGCACCAACAAGCAAAGGGGGAGTCTACCTGAGCAACATTATCTATCTCGATGGACAATTCGTATCAAAAGAAGAAGCCAAGATCTCAGTCTACGACCACGGTTTACTCTACGGCGATGGCATCTTTGAGGGTCTGCGCGTCTACAATGGGCGCATTTTCAAACTTGAAGAACATATCGAGCGCCTCTATGAGTCCGCAAAATCCATCATGCTCCACATTCCCATGTCCATGTCGGAAATGATTGAGGCCCATGCCGAAACAGTCAAGCGAAACGGTTTGCGCGATGTCTACATTCGTACCCTTGTCACTCGCGGTGTTGGGAGTCTCGGTATCGATCCGCGCTCATGTCCTAGAGCAAGCGTCATTATAATTGTTGATAAAATTTCTTTATACCCAGCCGAGCTCTATGAAAAGGGGATTGATGTCGTCACTGTCGCCACCCGTCGTCCCGCCGTGGATGTGCTTAGCCCCCGCGTGAAGTCACTAAACTATCTCAACAATGTTATGGCCAAAATAGAGGTAGCAAGGGCGGGTGCCTTTGGTGGCATTATGCTCAACAATGAGGGCTTTGTAACAGAGGGAACAGCCGACAATATTTTTATCGTCAAAAAAGGGGTGCTCTACACTCCGCCGAGCCATGTGGGTATACTGCAAGGCATTACCCGCGACACAATTATGGAGATGGCCCGCGAGGCAGGCTACACTGTAGCGGAGCAAGTCTTTACGCGACATGATGTTTACATTGCCGATGAAGTGTTTTTCACCGGCAGCGGCGCTGAGGTCATTCCGGTGGTCAACTGCGACGGCCGCGCCATAGGTGACGGCACTCCGGGGATAGTGACTCGCCACTTCATTCAAGCCTACCGCCAGCTGGTTAATTCAACTGGATACCAAGTACTTGCCTAG